Proteins from one Shewanella pealeana ATCC 700345 genomic window:
- a CDS encoding LysR family transcriptional regulator ArgP, giving the protein MFDYAHLKALSIVVSQGGFDKAAQHLYISQSAVSQRIKQLEDKVGQALLVRSNPVRATETGKRLLRHYAQVQLLESELRSEMDVDDPSLPTIVKIAVNADSLATWFLPALTQTFKQHKWLLELVVDDEAYTHHLLKNGEAVGCVTTTQLALSGCSSEFLGNIEYQCVATPSFIEQYFSSDVPLDDISHAPAVVFSTKDKLHDKFLSFYFDINDKSWREHKIPSSESFLEAIKMGLGYGLVAHLQAKPLLDSGELVEIFPHKRMQVPLYWQHWNIKAKQTSIIYRALAMSAKEQLFP; this is encoded by the coding sequence ATGTTTGACTACGCCCACCTCAAAGCACTATCCATTGTCGTGTCTCAAGGAGGATTTGATAAGGCAGCTCAACATCTGTATATCAGTCAATCTGCGGTTTCTCAAAGGATCAAGCAACTAGAAGATAAGGTTGGTCAGGCGCTATTGGTGAGATCAAACCCTGTCAGAGCCACTGAAACGGGTAAACGGCTTCTCAGACATTATGCACAAGTGCAATTACTTGAAAGCGAACTTCGCTCTGAAATGGACGTAGATGATCCCTCCCTTCCTACCATTGTTAAGATTGCAGTCAATGCGGATAGCCTAGCTACCTGGTTTCTACCAGCATTAACTCAGACATTTAAGCAGCATAAGTGGCTGCTAGAACTGGTTGTCGATGATGAGGCTTATACCCACCATCTACTCAAAAATGGCGAAGCTGTTGGCTGTGTTACGACCACACAACTGGCGCTGTCGGGCTGTAGCAGTGAGTTCCTCGGTAATATTGAATATCAATGTGTAGCGACGCCTAGCTTTATTGAGCAATATTTTAGCTCTGACGTGCCCTTAGATGACATTTCTCATGCGCCAGCAGTGGTGTTCTCAACTAAAGACAAGCTGCATGATAAGTTCCTTAGTTTCTATTTTGACATTAATGACAAGAGTTGGCGTGAACATAAAATCCCCTCTTCCGAAAGTTTTCTTGAAGCCATTAAGATGGGATTAGGCTATGGGTTAGTCGCACATTTGCAGGCCAAGCCATTGTTAGATTCAGGCGAATTAGTAGAAATCTTTCCTCACAAAAGAATGCAAGTACCATTGTATTGGCAACACTGGAACATTAAGGCCAAACAAACCAGCATTATTTACCGAGCTTTAGCTATGAGCGCCAAGGAGCAGTTATTCCCCTAG
- a CDS encoding LysE/ArgO family amino acid transporter — MQTAFIQGMGIGGSLIMAVGAQNAFVLKQGLRRSHSLPIAAICSFIDAIMITAGVAGLGHLILAFPLIKDIASIGGALFLIIYGYGALKSSFSESRMESEEALAADSLKKAVLTTLAISLLNPHLYLDTVVLLGSISVQFEGTEKQWFGAGAVLASFVWFFSLSLGAKYLSPVFKKPKAWCYLDRFICITMWSIAAALIYPYVG, encoded by the coding sequence ATGCAAACAGCATTTATTCAAGGTATGGGAATAGGCGGAAGCCTAATTATGGCAGTGGGTGCACAAAATGCATTTGTTTTAAAACAAGGGCTTAGGCGGTCTCATTCTTTGCCTATTGCAGCTATTTGTTCATTTATCGATGCGATTATGATAACCGCTGGTGTTGCAGGGTTAGGTCATCTAATTTTAGCCTTTCCATTGATTAAAGATATCGCCAGTATTGGCGGAGCGCTTTTTCTGATTATTTACGGTTACGGAGCGCTAAAGTCTTCATTTAGCGAATCGAGAATGGAAAGTGAGGAAGCGCTGGCGGCTGATAGTTTAAAGAAGGCTGTGTTAACTACTTTGGCAATTAGTTTGTTAAACCCTCATCTCTATCTGGATACCGTGGTTCTACTCGGTAGCATTAGCGTACAGTTTGAAGGAACAGAAAAGCAATGGTTTGGAGCTGGTGCAGTATTGGCTTCTTTCGTTTGGTTTTTTAGTTTAAGTCTAGGCGCAAAATATTTAAGCCCTGTCTTTAAAAAGCCAAAGGCTTGGTGTTACTTAGATAGATTTATTTGTATCACCATGTGGTCAATCGCTGCAGCGTTAATCTATCCATATGTTGGATAA
- a CDS encoding AI-2E family transporter, giving the protein MLSVLSRWYKDRFSDPQAVTLMLILMGFALAIYFAGGLLAPLLIALVLAFLLEWPVAQMARIGINRTTAASLVLVLFIGLMLLISFGLVPSVWRQGVSLMADLPSMIDKGLHTAQLYINKYPQFVNPSQLDTMVAELKKMLDTQHLLDIGKQLLGYSASLLVLMVYVILIPLLVFFFLKDKDELIKGSKRFFPTNRDLARKVWNEMHQQIFNYIRGKIIEIVIIGVASYIFFALMDLRYAALLGVLTGLSVLIPYVGATLVTLPIALVAFVQWGFSPEFGYLMVGYGIIQALDGNVLVPLLFSDAVDLHPVFIIAAVLIFGGLWGVWGVFFAIPLASLVKAVINAWPVPNNPDEQKIEASDNKALPEVK; this is encoded by the coding sequence ATGTTATCTGTTTTAAGCCGTTGGTATAAAGACCGTTTTAGTGATCCGCAAGCTGTAACCTTAATGCTTATCTTAATGGGCTTTGCCCTCGCAATCTACTTTGCTGGTGGCTTATTAGCACCTCTATTGATTGCACTTGTACTGGCATTTTTATTGGAATGGCCCGTAGCCCAAATGGCTCGAATAGGCATCAACCGCACCACTGCCGCTTCATTAGTTCTTGTACTGTTTATCGGTTTAATGCTGTTAATTAGTTTTGGCCTCGTACCGAGTGTTTGGCGTCAAGGAGTGAGCTTGATGGCCGATTTGCCGAGTATGATCGACAAAGGGCTCCATACCGCTCAACTTTATATTAATAAATATCCCCAGTTTGTGAATCCAAGTCAGCTAGATACCATGGTTGCGGAGCTTAAGAAGATGTTAGATACCCAACATCTACTCGATATTGGTAAACAGCTCTTAGGATATTCAGCCTCATTATTGGTGCTGATGGTCTACGTGATTCTAATCCCCTTGCTAGTTTTCTTCTTTTTAAAAGATAAAGATGAATTGATTAAAGGCAGTAAGCGTTTCTTTCCCACTAACAGAGATTTAGCTCGTAAAGTATGGAATGAGATGCACCAACAGATCTTTAATTACATCCGAGGCAAAATAATCGAGATAGTTATCATAGGTGTGGCCAGCTATATTTTCTTTGCCTTGATGGACTTGCGCTATGCAGCCTTGTTGGGAGTGTTAACCGGATTGTCTGTGTTAATCCCCTATGTCGGTGCCACACTTGTGACACTCCCTATCGCACTCGTGGCATTTGTTCAGTGGGGCTTTAGTCCTGAATTTGGTTACCTTATGGTGGGGTACGGCATCATCCAAGCATTAGATGGTAATGTGCTAGTGCCACTTCTATTCTCCGATGCGGTCGATTTGCACCCTGTATTCATTATTGCCGCAGTGCTGATATTTGGCGGGTTATGGGGGGTATGGGGAGTCTTTTTTGCGATTCCATTAGCCTCATTAGTTAAGGCCGTTATTAATGCCTGGCCGGTACCCAATAATCCAGATGAACAGAAAATTGAAGCATCAGACAATAAAGCGTTACCCGAAGTGAAATAG
- a CDS encoding glycine cleavage system protein R encodes MSNHLVVTAMGLDRPGIVSKFARLASECDCDIVDSRMALFGNEFTLIMMLSGSWPSITKIESTLPSLSVELELLTVMKRTSKHTPQNYISNLEVNFSGLDQRGTMKKITQFLADRSLDLAAVKSHAEADATGRPTQNISLTINVPEKVDLDKLEIGLNELADELSLECAIERMQGVES; translated from the coding sequence ATGTCCAATCACTTGGTCGTTACTGCAATGGGGCTCGACCGTCCTGGTATTGTAAGTAAATTTGCACGACTCGCGAGTGAGTGTGACTGCGATATCGTTGATAGTCGCATGGCACTTTTTGGTAACGAATTTACCTTGATTATGATGCTTTCAGGCTCATGGCCATCTATCACTAAGATAGAATCGACATTACCTAGCTTAAGTGTTGAGTTAGAATTATTGACAGTGATGAAGCGCACTTCAAAGCATACACCGCAAAATTACATCTCTAATTTAGAAGTTAACTTCAGCGGTCTCGATCAACGTGGCACGATGAAAAAGATCACCCAGTTCTTGGCTGACCGCTCCTTAGACCTCGCCGCGGTAAAGTCGCATGCTGAAGCTGACGCAACGGGTAGACCGACACAAAATATCAGCCTAACCATTAATGTGCCGGAAAAAGTCGACCTAGATAAGTTAGAAATTGGTTTAAATGAATTGGCTGATGAATTATCACTAGAATGTGCCATTGAGCGTATGCAAGGTGTCGAAAGCTAA
- the dapA gene encoding 4-hydroxy-tetrahydrodipicolinate synthase yields the protein MIYGSIVALVTPMNSDGTVDYKSLESLVEYHIAQGTDAIVAVGTTGESATLPAKEHIAVVEQTVKFAAGRIPIIGGNGANATAEAVELTKGLSNVGVAAMLGVTPYYNKPTPKGLIAHYTAVAASTDVPQILYNVPGRTAVDMRPETVAQLVGIKNIIGVKEATGDLSRVKELRNLCGDDFLLYSGDDATAREFLSLGGNGVISVANNIVPKQFKAMCDAALSGDVSAALSAEESIKELFSVLFCEANPIPVKWAVHRMGLISNGTIRLPLTELSTEFHGLLLEAMKNARIEVK from the coding sequence ATGATATACGGAAGCATCGTTGCCTTAGTCACGCCAATGAATAGTGACGGCACAGTTGATTATAAAAGTCTTGAAAGTTTAGTTGAGTACCATATCGCCCAAGGTACAGATGCCATCGTTGCTGTAGGCACAACTGGTGAATCAGCTACATTACCAGCTAAAGAACATATTGCTGTTGTTGAGCAAACGGTAAAGTTTGCTGCGGGCAGAATTCCAATTATTGGTGGTAATGGTGCAAATGCCACCGCCGAAGCAGTCGAGTTAACTAAAGGTCTATCTAATGTCGGTGTAGCTGCCATGTTAGGTGTGACACCTTATTACAATAAGCCAACGCCAAAGGGGCTTATTGCACATTATACTGCGGTTGCGGCCAGTACCGATGTACCGCAAATCCTTTATAACGTTCCTGGCAGAACCGCTGTCGATATGCGCCCTGAAACCGTCGCTCAGCTTGTTGGTATTAAAAACATCATAGGTGTTAAAGAGGCTACGGGTGATCTTTCCCGCGTAAAAGAGCTACGTAACCTATGTGGTGACGACTTCCTTCTTTATAGCGGTGATGATGCGACTGCAAGAGAGTTTCTCTCATTAGGTGGTAATGGCGTTATTTCTGTAGCGAACAATATCGTACCAAAACAGTTTAAAGCCATGTGCGATGCGGCTCTTAGCGGGGATGTCTCTGCGGCACTTTCGGCTGAAGAGTCAATTAAAGAGTTGTTTAGTGTCTTGTTTTGCGAAGCTAACCCAATCCCTGTAAAATGGGCCGTCCATCGTATGGGACTGATTAGCAACGGAACAATTCGTTTACCTTTGACTGAACTTTCTACCGAGTTTCATGGTCTGTTGCTAGAAGCGATGAAAAATGCCCGAATAGAGGTTAAATAA
- a CDS encoding M48 family metalloprotease: MSKLTFSKSVIAGALSFILCTSSAVTYANNDLPDLGTAAVNTFSLEKETEVGDAYMRVIRGSAPMLNDPVLNQYLTELGNKLVAHATGVKTPFYFFLLRNDEINAFAFFGGHVGVHTGLFLNADTESELASVIGHEITHVTQRHLARSIEAQQKTSPATIAGMLGAILLTIASPQAGMAALATTQALATQSKINYTRLHEKEADRIGMQVMVDAGFDPNGAADFFGKLATRYRFTTKPPQMLLTHPLPESRISEARIRAEQYPHRQIPDNLNFQLAKARIQVRFSGYSEQAALSIFDKQLKHHRYAFKSAAEYGKALALFRLKKYAESEKIIDELLAKSPNNLFFIDTKTDLLSQRGAQKEAIELLLTQKQLKPTSQVVNTNLANVYIEDDQISKAIPLLEDLIFLDKQNQLPYFLLNEAYKKNGNKAMEYFVKAESLALIADYKTAIDQLNFAYRESKDDPLQLARIEARIRQFRQADRALEQLQ; the protein is encoded by the coding sequence TTGAGTAAATTAACTTTTTCAAAATCCGTTATCGCTGGAGCCCTGTCTTTTATTTTATGCACTAGCTCTGCTGTTACTTATGCCAATAACGATTTACCTGACTTAGGTACTGCTGCTGTTAATACATTCAGTTTAGAAAAAGAAACTGAAGTAGGTGATGCCTATATGCGGGTGATCCGTGGCTCAGCCCCTATGCTCAACGACCCAGTTTTAAATCAATACCTTACTGAATTAGGTAATAAACTTGTTGCCCATGCTACAGGTGTAAAAACCCCTTTTTACTTTTTCTTATTAAGAAATGATGAAATTAACGCGTTTGCATTCTTTGGCGGACATGTTGGCGTGCATACGGGGTTATTTCTAAATGCTGACACAGAGAGTGAGCTTGCCTCGGTTATCGGTCACGAAATCACCCACGTTACCCAGCGTCACTTAGCGCGCTCTATAGAAGCGCAACAAAAAACCTCTCCAGCAACGATTGCAGGTATGTTAGGAGCTATTCTGTTAACCATTGCCTCTCCCCAAGCTGGCATGGCAGCATTAGCTACGACTCAGGCATTAGCGACTCAGTCTAAGATTAACTACACCCGCCTTCATGAAAAAGAAGCTGATCGTATCGGCATGCAAGTCATGGTTGATGCAGGGTTTGATCCCAATGGTGCTGCAGACTTTTTTGGTAAGCTGGCGACTCGATACCGATTTACGACTAAACCGCCACAAATGCTGTTAACGCATCCATTGCCCGAGTCACGTATATCAGAGGCTCGAATTCGCGCCGAACAATATCCACACCGACAAATACCCGATAATCTAAACTTCCAGCTTGCTAAGGCTCGAATTCAAGTAAGATTTTCTGGTTACAGTGAACAGGCAGCACTTTCTATTTTCGATAAGCAACTCAAACATCACCGCTATGCATTTAAGAGTGCTGCAGAGTATGGCAAGGCTTTAGCGCTATTTAGATTAAAGAAATACGCCGAATCTGAAAAGATTATCGATGAACTATTAGCCAAGAGCCCTAATAACCTGTTTTTTATCGATACTAAAACTGATCTCCTCAGCCAAAGAGGCGCTCAGAAAGAAGCTATTGAGCTGTTATTAACTCAAAAACAATTGAAGCCCACATCTCAAGTGGTCAATACCAACCTTGCCAATGTCTACATAGAAGATGATCAGATAAGCAAAGCCATTCCTCTGCTTGAGGACCTTATCTTTCTCGATAAGCAAAACCAATTACCCTATTTCTTATTAAATGAAGCATATAAAAAGAATGGTAATAAGGCGATGGAGTACTTTGTTAAGGCCGAGTCACTGGCGTTGATTGCTGATTATAAGACGGCTATCGATCAATTAAACTTCGCTTATCGTGAATCTAAAGATGACCCATTACAGTTAGCAAGAATCGAGGCACGGATCAGGCAGTTTAGACAAGCGGATCGCGCGCTAGAGCAATTACAATAA
- the bcp gene encoding thioredoxin-dependent thiol peroxidase yields the protein MKTLTVGEQAPLFTLQNQRDETVSLAEALKSGPVLVYFYPKASTPGCTVQACGLRDSKQDLNDLSVTVLGLSPDPVAKLAKFSDKQELNFSLLSDEDHAIADAFGVWGEKKFMGKIYDGIHRQSFLIGQDGKVAHVFNKFKTKDHHEVVLAHLKSQ from the coding sequence ATGAAAACCTTAACCGTTGGCGAACAAGCGCCGCTATTTACACTACAAAACCAAAGAGATGAAACAGTCAGTTTGGCTGAGGCCTTAAAATCTGGTCCAGTACTCGTTTATTTCTACCCAAAAGCCTCTACCCCGGGTTGTACTGTACAGGCCTGTGGTCTTAGGGACAGTAAACAAGATCTCAACGATTTGTCTGTGACAGTGTTAGGTCTAAGTCCAGATCCAGTTGCAAAGCTTGCAAAGTTTTCCGATAAGCAAGAGCTAAACTTCTCACTTCTGAGTGATGAAGATCATGCTATTGCCGATGCATTCGGAGTCTGGGGAGAAAAGAAGTTCATGGGCAAGATCTACGATGGCATTCATCGTCAGAGCTTCCTAATTGGGCAAGATGGCAAAGTCGCTCATGTGTTTAATAAATTTAAGACTAAAGACCATCACGAGGTCGTACTCGCACATCTAAAGAGTCAATAA
- a CDS encoding sulfurtransferase TusA family protein encodes MIIIDLTQYRCPLPLVKVKLALKQLAIGECIRVVLSDRGSRQDVPRYLKKAGFCHAVVEDSDTILSITVTK; translated from the coding sequence ATGATTATTATTGATTTAACACAATATCGTTGTCCGTTACCCTTGGTTAAAGTCAAGCTTGCACTCAAGCAACTGGCAATAGGTGAATGCATTCGTGTTGTATTATCAGACCGCGGTTCTAGGCAAGATGTTCCCCGTTATTTGAAAAAAGCGGGTTTTTGTCATGCAGTGGTTGAAGATAGTGACACCATCTTGTCGATAACAGTGACTAAGTAA
- a CDS encoding IS3-like element ISSpe3 family transposase (programmed frameshift) produces the protein MKPSGSISNKRTQRDYTLGFKLAVVSQVEKGELTYKQAQDHYGIQGRSTVLTWLRKHGRLDWSQPIEHSPMSKSKETPAQKIKRLEKQVSNLEMKNMIYGDMVELLKNEYGIDLEKKLLSRTLWFAKVKGTIKLATASRQFNLSRQAIYQWKQRRTAKAETLKPVMKMVMYWRQFMPRVGTRKLYQLIKPQLIEQGIKLGRDGLFQYLKQQNMLVKPRKNYTKTTNSHHWLRKYPNLLKDRAVKRVEEVLVSDITYVKSDEGTHYLSLVTDAYSRKIMGYELSHEMKACDVVKALNMTIKNRQTTGDAIHHSDRGMQYCSAEYQETLAANGITPSMTDGYDCYQNALAERVNGILKHEFLLYRCRTMKELDMLIKESIETYNHLRPHLSLGMKTPNEVHKKASREFQLA, from the exons ATGAAACCTTCAGGTTCTATCAGCAATAAACGTACTCAGCGTGATTACACATTAGGCTTTAAATTAGCCGTCGTCAGCCAAGTAGAAAAAGGCGAGCTGACCTATAAGCAAGCTCAAGACCACTATGGTATCCAAGGAAGAAGTACCGTCCTTACATGGTTACGAAAGCATGGTAGATTAGACTGGTCCCAGCCTATTGAGCACTCTCCTATGTCTAAATCTAAAGAAACGCCAGCCCAGAAAATTAAGCGATTGGAGAAGCAAGTCTCTAATCTAGAAATGAAAAACATGATTTATGGCGATATGGTCGAGTTGCTTAAAAACGAATACGGCATCGATTTAGAAAAAAAGT TACTTAGCCGAACGCTCTGGTTCGCCAAAGTAAAAGGCACCATAAAGTTAGCCACAGCGAGTCGGCAGTTCAACTTATCTAGACAAGCAATTTATCAATGGAAACAACGCAGAACGGCAAAAGCTGAAACGCTTAAACCTGTGATGAAGATGGTCATGTATTGGCGCCAGTTTATGCCTAGAGTGGGGACGCGCAAGCTCTACCAGCTCATCAAGCCACAACTGATAGAACAAGGGATAAAGCTCGGTAGAGATGGGTTATTTCAGTATTTGAAGCAACAAAATATGCTGGTAAAACCCAGAAAAAATTACACTAAAACGACCAATAGCCATCACTGGCTAAGAAAGTATCCCAACTTACTAAAAGACAGAGCGGTCAAGCGTGTTGAAGAGGTGCTCGTTAGCGATATCACCTACGTGAAATCAGATGAGGGGACGCACTATTTGTCTCTGGTAACAGATGCGTACTCAAGAAAGATAATGGGATATGAGTTAAGCCATGAAATGAAAGCTTGTGACGTGGTCAAAGCATTGAATATGACGATAAAGAATCGTCAGACAACAGGCGATGCCATTCACCACTCAGATAGAGGGATGCAGTACTGCTCAGCTGAGTACCAGGAGACGTTAGCGGCAAATGGTATTACTCCGTCCATGACAGATGGATATGACTGCTACCAAAATGCACTTGCAGAGCGGGTTAATGGGATTTTGAAGCACGAGTTTTTGCTTTATCGCTGCCGTACGATGAAGGAGCTCGATATGTTAATCAAAGAGTCGATAGAGACTTATAACCATTTAAGGCCGCATCTTAGTTTAGGGATGAAAACCCCTAATGAAGTACATAAAAAAGCCAGTCGGGAGTTCCAACTGGCTTAA